A window of Acidimicrobiales bacterium contains these coding sequences:
- a CDS encoding phosphodiester glycosidase family protein: MRRIGRSGVVAVVLALLAPVSMALGDPGGDRHHQVAPGVSYTELRRSPGLVAHVARIAPNSGFELRPVLAHDLVDGGGRQATSELCRRAGGVVCVNADFAACPTCRQPYGGVVADGRVLRTPHHAHEQVTITGDGPTSAQLAWGGQLVVEQVWRAPLSGPLLNEPEGEGLELRRERRVLPLGGLNVGPMANGAVLFTPDWGPVTPSPVGHLEVVLATAGPVMPGVVGADLGGQRDGGGPVPPGGAVVSANGEAAADLQALADEWRQSDATEKTLVVETALSLGAVHSVGGHPVLLRDGQRQSWWTGDAKAQGRHPRTLLGWTPSGETLLVVADGRAPGHSAGLTLEEAADLLAELGASDGINLDGGGSSTFVGTCDVGPCVLNRPSDGRERLVPIALALVGDAPVQPMSPAPAPPLAPPGPPPADDPASTAHVPEPEPEPEPPPEAPAASQEPEASPSADDGSEEADLAVAAPAPVVVPRPSPLFDRWADIQAVGRGTEGPAPGDRPAGDTPWLPAVAATALVAGVAGGGARLRQRNVV; encoded by the coding sequence ATGCGGCGGATCGGGCGCTCTGGGGTGGTGGCGGTGGTGCTCGCGCTCCTCGCCCCGGTGTCCATGGCGCTCGGCGACCCTGGGGGCGACCGCCACCACCAGGTCGCGCCGGGGGTGTCGTACACCGAGCTGCGCCGGTCGCCTGGTCTGGTGGCTCACGTGGCGCGGATCGCCCCGAACTCGGGCTTCGAGCTGCGACCCGTCCTGGCCCACGACCTCGTCGACGGCGGTGGGCGGCAGGCCACGAGCGAGCTGTGCCGGCGTGCCGGCGGCGTCGTGTGCGTCAACGCCGACTTCGCCGCCTGCCCGACGTGCCGCCAGCCCTACGGGGGCGTGGTGGCCGACGGGCGGGTGCTGCGGACCCCACACCACGCCCACGAGCAGGTGACGATCACCGGTGACGGCCCCACCTCGGCGCAGCTTGCCTGGGGTGGGCAGCTGGTGGTGGAGCAGGTGTGGCGGGCGCCGTTGAGCGGTCCGCTGCTGAACGAGCCGGAGGGGGAGGGCTTGGAGCTCCGCCGGGAGCGCCGGGTGCTGCCCCTCGGGGGCCTCAACGTCGGCCCGATGGCCAACGGGGCCGTGCTGTTCACCCCCGACTGGGGCCCGGTCACGCCCTCACCGGTGGGCCACCTCGAGGTGGTGCTCGCGACGGCGGGGCCGGTGATGCCCGGTGTGGTGGGCGCCGATCTCGGCGGCCAGCGCGACGGCGGCGGGCCCGTGCCCCCCGGTGGCGCGGTGGTGTCGGCCAACGGTGAGGCCGCCGCCGACCTGCAGGCCCTCGCGGACGAGTGGCGCCAGAGCGACGCCACCGAGAAGACCCTCGTCGTCGAGACCGCCCTGTCGCTGGGTGCCGTGCACAGCGTCGGGGGGCACCCAGTGCTGCTTCGTGACGGTCAGCGCCAGTCGTGGTGGACCGGGGACGCCAAGGCTCAGGGCCGCCACCCGAGGACGCTGCTCGGCTGGACGCCGTCGGGCGAGACGCTGCTCGTGGTGGCCGACGGTCGGGCGCCCGGCCACAGCGCCGGTCTCACGCTGGAGGAAGCCGCCGACCTCCTCGCCGAGCTGGGGGCAAGCGACGGCATCAACCTCGACGGCGGAGGGTCGAGCACCTTCGTCGGCACGTGCGACGTCGGGCCGTGCGTGCTGAACCGCCCGAGCGACGGCCGGGAGCGGTTGGTGCCGATCGCCCTCGCCCTGGTGGGCGACGCGCCGGTGCAACCGATGTCGCCGGCCCCGGCGCCGCCGCTCGCTCCGCCGGGGCCGCCCCCGGCCGACGACCCGGCGTCGACCGCACACGTCCCGGAACCGGAGCCGGAGCCCGAACCGCCGCCGGAGGCGCCCGCCGCGTCGCAGGAGCCCGAGGCCTCGCCGTCGGCGGATGACGGTTCGGAGGAGGCTGACCTGGCGGTGGCGGCGCCGGCACCGGTGGTCGTCCCGCGCCCCTCGCCTCTGTTCGACCGCTGGGCCGACATCCAGGCGGTCGGCCGCGGGACGGAGGGGCCGGCACCGGGCGACCGACCTGCGGGCGATACGCCGTGGCTGCCGGCCGTGGCAGCCACGGCGCTCGTCGCCGGTGTCGCCGGCGGAGGAGCCCGGCTGCGCCAGCGGAACGTCGTCTGA
- a CDS encoding cysteine hydrolase family protein, translated as MSDPTMDPTTTAVVLIGFQNDFFADDGALRSVFEDPAGATNALATTVELVERMTASAATVVNAPIAFSEGYAELVDPVGVLAAIRDAGAFRTGTAGASTVDELESFGDRIQEVPGRRGMDAFSNTRLDEVLTEAGVTDVVLTGALTSVCVDSTARSAVERGYRVTVVRDCVVGRTAFEHAFFCDNIFPMYAEVLDAADVLGRIGSQPS; from the coding sequence ATGAGCGATCCGACCATGGACCCTACGACCACGGCAGTGGTGCTCATCGGCTTCCAGAACGACTTCTTCGCTGACGACGGCGCCCTGCGGTCCGTGTTCGAGGATCCAGCCGGGGCCACCAACGCCCTGGCCACGACGGTCGAGCTGGTCGAGCGCATGACCGCCAGCGCCGCCACGGTGGTGAACGCTCCCATCGCCTTCAGCGAGGGCTACGCGGAGCTGGTCGACCCCGTTGGGGTGCTGGCGGCGATCAGAGACGCCGGGGCGTTCCGCACCGGCACGGCGGGCGCGAGCACCGTCGACGAGCTGGAGTCGTTCGGGGACCGCATCCAGGAGGTGCCGGGACGCCGCGGCATGGATGCCTTCTCGAACACCCGCCTCGATGAGGTCCTCACCGAGGCCGGGGTCACCGACGTCGTCCTCACCGGTGCGCTCACCTCCGTGTGCGTGGACTCCACGGCACGTTCTGCCGTCGAGCGCGGCTACCGGGTGACGGTGGTGCGGGACTGCGTCGTCGGGCGCACCGCCTTCGAGCACGCGTTCTTCTGCGACAACATCTTCCCGATGTACGCCGAGGTGCTCGACGCTGCCGACGTGCTCGGTCGGATCGGATCGCAGCCGTCGTGA
- a CDS encoding EAL domain-containing protein, with translation MTERPSAAELQVQVQYRLIEALQEREHQLAAAQRVANMGSWSWDVEADEIDCSDQFYRIFGLPPGQAAVSFSALFSMIPGEDRERCQSIVADALRDGSRCTFDCPIVRPNGEQRWIRVIADVEVDEAGVGVRMHGITHDITEAHAADVAFRELDGLFRALVENTSDVFTIIDDDGVVQYTSPSLERILGRPRMSGAIVEMVHPDDAEQVLSGLAALLDEPASVVTMQLRARHADGSWRRFETTGKNLLEDESIRGLLFTSRDVTDRVEVEARLEHELLHDSLTGLPNRTLLTEIAKAALGRAARQQTTTALMVVDIDSFRSINERFGFAVGDVVLADIAHRLEGAFRVSDGVARDANLGRFGGDEFLVLCENVGVAGAVEALCQRVSSVLAYEMTAGDTSVAVTVSAGIAVAPPGTTDFDTMLRQAGAATATAKSGGPGRCELFDADLRRAEDQRTGAVDALARALSEGQLRLHYQPKISLATDLIMGAEGLLRWEHPERGLVPPLDFIPLAEETGLIVPIGAWVIEEACRQAARWRDAFLDRPPLVLFVNVSTRQFAPQLVDTVAAALQAAGVPGSMIGIEVTESALMGDVTTAIGVLEGLRALGVTLAIDDFGTGYSSLAYLKQFHLDELKIDKSFIDDLGQEGRGSAIVAATIGLAHALDLHVVAEGVETGDQVERLRALGCDIGQGYHLARPAPPEAMEQLLRAEATASWRGRESAGVTPGAPDSYRAVRVLVVDDAAEVRQLAALSLGAVGFEVAEAPDGRAGIESAFAFEPDCILLDVMMPEMGGMEACRLLRADPRTASCTIIMLTANADAADKVAAFSHGADDYIIKPFSPRDLSSRVNAALRRRAESAPPS, from the coding sequence GTGACGGAGCGACCTTCCGCCGCCGAGCTGCAGGTCCAGGTCCAGTACCGCCTCATCGAGGCCCTCCAGGAGCGAGAGCACCAGCTGGCTGCCGCCCAGCGGGTCGCCAACATGGGGAGCTGGAGCTGGGACGTGGAGGCGGACGAGATCGACTGCTCCGACCAGTTCTACCGGATCTTCGGCCTGCCCCCGGGTCAGGCCGCCGTGAGCTTCTCCGCGCTGTTCTCGATGATCCCGGGAGAGGACCGAGAGCGTTGCCAGAGCATCGTCGCCGACGCGCTGCGCGACGGCAGCCGTTGCACCTTCGACTGCCCGATCGTGCGACCCAACGGTGAGCAACGTTGGATTCGCGTCATCGCCGACGTGGAAGTCGATGAGGCCGGCGTCGGAGTCCGGATGCACGGCATCACCCACGACATCACCGAGGCGCACGCGGCGGATGTCGCCTTCCGGGAGCTCGATGGCCTCTTCCGGGCGCTGGTCGAGAACACCTCCGACGTGTTCACGATCATCGACGACGACGGCGTGGTGCAGTACACCAGCCCTTCGCTGGAGCGGATCCTCGGTCGGCCTCGGATGAGCGGAGCGATCGTCGAGATGGTCCACCCCGACGATGCTGAACAGGTGCTCTCCGGCCTCGCTGCGCTGCTCGACGAACCGGCATCGGTGGTCACCATGCAGCTCCGGGCTCGCCACGCGGACGGCTCGTGGCGCAGGTTCGAGACCACGGGGAAGAACCTGCTGGAGGACGAGTCGATCCGGGGCCTGCTCTTCACGAGTCGCGACGTCACCGACCGCGTGGAGGTGGAGGCGCGCCTGGAGCACGAGCTGCTGCACGATTCGCTGACCGGCCTCCCCAACCGCACGCTCCTCACCGAGATCGCGAAGGCGGCGCTGGGCAGGGCAGCGCGACAGCAGACGACCACTGCGCTGATGGTCGTCGACATCGACAGCTTCCGGTCGATCAACGAGCGGTTCGGCTTCGCCGTGGGCGACGTCGTCCTTGCCGACATCGCCCACCGGCTGGAGGGGGCCTTCCGAGTCTCCGACGGCGTCGCCCGTGACGCAAACCTCGGGCGGTTCGGAGGCGACGAGTTCCTGGTCCTCTGCGAGAACGTCGGTGTCGCCGGTGCGGTCGAGGCGCTGTGCCAGAGGGTGAGCTCGGTGCTCGCGTACGAGATGACGGCGGGGGACACGTCCGTGGCAGTCACCGTGAGCGCCGGCATCGCCGTCGCTCCGCCCGGCACCACTGATTTCGACACGATGCTCCGCCAGGCCGGAGCCGCCACCGCCACCGCCAAGTCGGGCGGTCCAGGAAGGTGCGAGCTGTTCGACGCCGATCTGCGTCGCGCCGAGGACCAGCGCACCGGCGCCGTCGACGCCTTGGCTCGTGCTCTGAGCGAGGGCCAGCTGCGCCTGCACTACCAGCCGAAGATCTCTTTGGCCACCGACCTGATCATGGGGGCCGAGGGCCTGCTCCGCTGGGAGCACCCCGAGCGCGGCCTCGTTCCGCCGCTCGACTTCATCCCGCTCGCCGAGGAGACCGGGCTCATCGTTCCCATCGGGGCATGGGTGATCGAAGAGGCGTGCAGGCAGGCAGCGCGCTGGCGCGACGCGTTCCTCGATCGTCCACCGCTGGTCCTGTTCGTGAACGTCTCGACCCGCCAGTTCGCCCCGCAGCTCGTCGACACGGTGGCCGCGGCCCTCCAGGCGGCGGGTGTCCCGGGATCGATGATCGGCATCGAGGTCACCGAGAGCGCGCTGATGGGCGACGTCACGACGGCCATCGGCGTGCTCGAAGGGCTGCGGGCGCTCGGCGTGACCCTCGCCATCGACGACTTCGGCACCGGTTACTCGTCCCTGGCCTACCTGAAGCAGTTCCACCTCGACGAGCTGAAGATCGACAAGTCGTTCATCGACGACCTCGGTCAAGAAGGGAGGGGCTCGGCCATCGTTGCCGCCACCATCGGGCTCGCCCACGCCCTCGACCTCCATGTCGTCGCCGAGGGCGTGGAGACCGGCGACCAGGTGGAGCGCCTCCGAGCGCTCGGGTGTGACATCGGCCAGGGGTACCACCTGGCTCGCCCGGCTCCTCCCGAGGCCATGGAGCAGCTCCTCCGCGCCGAGGCCACCGCGAGCTGGCGAGGCCGTGAGTCGGCAGGAGTGACGCCCGGTGCCCCCGATTCCTACCGGGCGGTCCGGGTCCTCGTCGTCGACGACGCCGCTGAGGTGCGCCAGCTCGCAGCCCTGAGCCTCGGCGCCGTCGGGTTCGAGGTGGCCGAGGCTCCCGACGGTCGAGCGGGGATCGAGTCAGCATTCGCGTTCGAGCCCGACTGCATCCTGCTCGACGTGATGATGCCGGAGATGGGCGGGATGGAGGCCTGTCGGCTGCTGCGGGCCGACCCGAGGACCGCCAGCTGCACGATCATCATGCTCACGGCCAACGCCGACGCCGCCGACAAGGTGGCGGCGTTCTCCCACGGCGCCGACGACTACATCATCAAGCCGTTCTCCCCCCGCGACCTCTCCTCCCGTGTCAACGCCGCCCTGCGCCGCCGCGCCGAGTCGGCACCGCCCTCGTAG
- a CDS encoding diacylglycerol kinase family protein, which produces MARFLRRAALRGVVSAVVALGVALVARKGGRDGSATAAAAGALVAGSAQELPVAALPAAAVGALTICRARPRPRAAAVGLALGAGVALGLRRVWPVPPRTSAEVRRTHTQVSSRPAPDGTGLTVVVNAAAGMPGKVDIADDLRRRLPGATVVEVGEGDDLDAALARTAPADVVGIAGGDGSVNAAAAVAREAGKPLFVVPAGTLNHFVRDLGVEGVDDAVEALRHGHAVAVDTGTIDGRPFLNTASFGTYSDLVDARERLEGTIGKWPALVVALARLLRTAEPMEAELDGRDRRLWMVFVGNCTYSPPGFAPAWRERLDDGWLDVRLVDASSPFSRSRLLSAVLTGRLASSTVYEAFLTKELQVRTRGAPLRLAHDGETFDGRRDFTIAKGAPLAVYAPPSS; this is translated from the coding sequence ATGGCTCGCTTCCTTCGCCGCGCCGCGCTTCGGGGGGTCGTCTCGGCGGTCGTGGCGCTCGGTGTCGCCCTCGTCGCCCGGAAGGGGGGCCGTGACGGGTCGGCGACCGCGGCGGCGGCCGGCGCCCTCGTCGCCGGGTCTGCCCAGGAGCTTCCCGTGGCCGCGCTCCCCGCCGCGGCCGTCGGCGCCCTGACGATCTGCCGTGCACGCCCGAGACCGAGGGCGGCGGCCGTCGGTCTGGCCCTCGGCGCCGGGGTGGCCCTCGGGTTGCGACGCGTCTGGCCGGTGCCACCTCGGACGTCGGCCGAGGTGCGCCGCACGCACACCCAGGTGTCCTCACGACCAGCCCCCGATGGGACCGGCCTCACCGTCGTGGTCAACGCCGCCGCGGGGATGCCCGGGAAGGTGGACATCGCCGACGACCTGCGTCGTCGGCTGCCGGGAGCCACCGTCGTCGAGGTCGGGGAGGGCGACGACCTCGATGCCGCCCTGGCACGCACCGCCCCCGCCGACGTGGTGGGCATCGCCGGTGGTGACGGCTCGGTCAACGCCGCTGCCGCGGTGGCCCGGGAGGCGGGCAAGCCGCTGTTCGTGGTCCCCGCCGGCACCCTCAACCACTTCGTCCGCGACCTCGGGGTCGAGGGTGTCGATGACGCGGTCGAGGCGCTGCGCCATGGGCACGCGGTGGCGGTCGACACCGGGACGATCGACGGCCGGCCCTTCCTGAACACCGCCAGCTTCGGCACCTACAGCGACCTTGTCGACGCCCGCGAGCGCCTGGAGGGGACCATCGGCAAGTGGCCGGCGCTCGTCGTCGCGCTGGCGCGGCTGTTGCGGACCGCCGAGCCGATGGAGGCTGAGCTCGACGGGCGGGACCGCAGGCTCTGGATGGTCTTCGTCGGGAACTGCACGTACAGCCCGCCGGGCTTCGCCCCGGCCTGGCGCGAGCGGCTCGACGACGGGTGGCTCGACGTCCGCCTGGTCGACGCCAGCAGCCCCTTCTCACGGTCCCGCCTCCTCTCCGCCGTGCTCACGGGCCGCCTGGCCAGCTCGACGGTCTATGAGGCCTTCCTGACCAAGGAGCTGCAGGTGCGGACGAGGGGCGCGCCACTCCGGCTGGCCCACGACGGGGAGACCTTCGACGGTCGGCGGGACTTCACGATCGCCAAGGGGGCACCCCTGGCGGTCTACGCGCCGCCCTCGTCCTGA
- a CDS encoding ATP-binding protein produces the protein MISGAGGRPQGDAPALGSELLPSDHELPNADEVIQRLLRAVREHLGMDIAFIGEVTDAARVFRYVDAAPSVDVVEVGHADPLDEAYCSYVLNGELPELLVDPMEHPLAASMPVTQELPVGSHLSVPIRFSDGRVYGTFCCFSFDVHGSLDQRDVSTLRMMAELAGEYIEAADVAERHGRERRALEEEMRSYRRNEIRLVAAEADSLEASRLKSEFLANMSHEIRTPLNGVIGMAELLAGTALTPVQTEYVHALDQSAEVLLGIINDILDLSKIEAGRLDLEDEPFSPAEVLEEVAVLLAPRTDETTVEIVVDIAPDVPALVHGDAGRFRQVVSNFASNAVKFTAAGEILLRMRATVADGMADLHVSVEDTGIGIAPSVIDSIFQSFTQAESSTTRHYGGTGLGLTIARQLAEAMGGQVGVSSEPDVGSTFWFSLRARCAEAPPALVAPASLRDVRVIVVDDNATNLVQAMGVPVGPAPEGGEADDPHLTDRRQDTAAGPQVLVVEDNEINRLVAVGMLERLGCDVELACDGAEAVDRARAGSYDVIFMDCQMQGMDGFEATMAIRAQEVARRTPILALTASALPSDEEKCMEAGMDGYLTKPVTSVKLQAALERWTSSRFGGAGATAEHAPGGDGGGVLDVAMVEGLRALGVTEDGVPVVGTMVEIFLVSSAARIDALGEALRARDLEQALLHAHSLSGSSLTFGARQLGELAGEIEQLVAGGRIEEAEVRYEEVAPAMEVASKALTAALRTQV, from the coding sequence ATGATCAGTGGTGCCGGCGGACGTCCCCAGGGCGACGCGCCCGCGCTTGGGAGCGAACTGCTCCCTTCGGACCATGAGCTACCGAACGCCGATGAGGTCATCCAGCGGTTGCTCCGCGCCGTTCGTGAGCACCTCGGGATGGACATCGCGTTCATCGGTGAGGTCACCGATGCGGCTCGGGTGTTCCGCTACGTCGATGCCGCCCCCAGCGTCGACGTCGTCGAGGTTGGGCACGCCGATCCCCTCGACGAGGCGTACTGCTCCTACGTGCTCAACGGCGAACTGCCCGAGCTGCTCGTCGATCCCATGGAGCACCCGCTCGCCGCCAGCATGCCGGTGACCCAGGAGCTGCCTGTCGGATCGCACCTCAGCGTGCCGATCCGCTTCTCCGACGGTCGCGTCTACGGGACGTTCTGTTGCTTCTCCTTCGACGTTCATGGATCGCTGGACCAGCGCGACGTCAGCACGCTCCGGATGATGGCCGAGCTCGCCGGGGAGTACATCGAGGCAGCGGACGTGGCCGAGCGGCACGGACGTGAGCGCCGCGCGCTGGAGGAGGAGATGCGCAGCTACCGGCGCAACGAGATCCGGCTGGTAGCGGCAGAAGCGGATTCCCTGGAGGCATCGCGCCTCAAGAGCGAGTTCCTGGCCAACATGAGCCACGAGATCCGGACGCCGTTGAACGGGGTGATCGGGATGGCGGAGCTCCTCGCCGGCACCGCACTCACCCCGGTCCAGACCGAGTACGTGCACGCGCTCGACCAGTCTGCAGAGGTGCTGCTCGGCATCATCAACGACATCTTGGACCTGTCCAAGATCGAAGCGGGGCGCCTCGATCTCGAGGATGAACCCTTCTCACCTGCAGAGGTCCTCGAAGAGGTCGCAGTGCTGCTCGCCCCACGCACCGACGAGACCACCGTCGAGATCGTCGTCGACATCGCTCCGGACGTGCCCGCCCTGGTGCACGGCGACGCTGGCCGTTTCCGCCAGGTCGTCTCCAACTTCGCCAGCAACGCGGTGAAGTTCACCGCGGCTGGGGAGATCCTCCTGCGGATGCGGGCGACCGTGGCGGATGGGATGGCCGACCTGCATGTGAGCGTCGAGGACACCGGCATCGGCATCGCCCCGAGCGTCATCGACTCGATCTTCCAGAGCTTCACCCAGGCAGAGTCGTCGACCACCAGGCACTACGGGGGAACCGGCCTCGGCCTCACCATCGCCAGGCAGCTGGCGGAGGCGATGGGCGGGCAGGTCGGTGTCAGCAGCGAGCCCGATGTCGGCAGCACCTTCTGGTTCTCCCTTCGAGCGAGGTGCGCCGAGGCGCCACCGGCGCTCGTCGCCCCCGCATCGTTGCGGGACGTCCGGGTGATCGTGGTCGATGACAACGCCACCAACCTCGTGCAGGCCATGGGGGTGCCGGTTGGGCCTGCGCCCGAGGGCGGCGAGGCGGACGACCCGCACCTCACCGACCGACGCCAGGACACCGCTGCCGGCCCGCAGGTGCTCGTGGTCGAGGACAACGAGATCAACCGGCTCGTCGCCGTGGGCATGCTGGAGCGCCTGGGCTGCGACGTCGAGCTCGCCTGCGACGGCGCCGAAGCCGTGGACCGGGCGCGCGCCGGCTCGTACGATGTCATCTTCATGGATTGCCAGATGCAGGGCATGGACGGCTTCGAGGCAACCATGGCGATCCGGGCACAGGAGGTGGCGCGACGCACTCCGATCCTCGCGCTCACCGCCAGCGCGCTGCCCAGTGACGAGGAGAAGTGCATGGAGGCGGGGATGGACGGCTACCTCACCAAGCCGGTCACCTCGGTCAAGCTGCAGGCGGCGCTCGAGCGGTGGACCTCCTCCCGTTTCGGCGGCGCCGGAGCGACGGCGGAGCACGCTCCCGGAGGTGACGGAGGCGGTGTGCTCGACGTTGCCATGGTCGAAGGGCTCCGGGCCCTCGGAGTGACGGAAGACGGCGTTCCCGTCGTGGGAACCATGGTGGAGATCTTCCTCGTCTCCTCCGCAGCGCGGATCGACGCCCTCGGTGAGGCGCTGCGGGCCCGAGACCTCGAGCAGGCCCTCCTGCATGCCCACAGCCTCAGCGGGAGCTCACTCACGTTCGGTGCCCGGCAGCTGGGTGAGCTCGCCGGTGAGATCGAGCAGCTCGTCGCGGGGGGAAGGATCGAGGAGGCGGAGGTGCGGTACGAGGAGGTGGCCCCGGCGATGGAGGTCGCTTCCAAGGCGTTGACGGCAGCCCTCCGGACCCAGGTGTGA
- a CDS encoding FAD-binding oxidoreductase encodes MPDIAELVAEVLPAGAAMTGAEAGDDYTHDEALTGEPQVPAAVAFPTTTAEVSDILRLAAEHGVPVTARGSGTGLSGAAIPVAGGIVVSFERMNRVVEVDAANHVVVVEPGVTLAALDEVLAGHGLVYPVFPGEYNASLGGNVATNAGGMRAVKYGVTRHQVLGLEAVLPGGEVIRTGGRYVKSSSGYDLTQLIVGSEGTLVLVTEATLRVYPRAPHTATVLAPFRSLDEVMEAVPKVVTSGVDPLILEYIDMLTMAAMTAHSGLDLGVPDDVRESALAYLVVMLEGHHADRVDDDLQRVAELMTDLGAIDVYVLPPASGTRLIEAREQAFWIAKANGADDIVDIVVPRAAIATFMREVSALGERSGSWIAGCGHAGDGNVHLSVFQGDPALRSETVRELFRIGLSLGGAISGEHGIGTVKRSYLLELEDPAKIALMRRIKAAFDPTGIMNPSTLLGGGAEDEP; translated from the coding sequence ATGCCCGACATCGCCGAGCTGGTCGCGGAGGTGCTGCCCGCAGGTGCGGCGATGACCGGCGCCGAGGCCGGGGACGACTACACCCACGACGAGGCGCTCACCGGAGAGCCCCAGGTGCCGGCCGCCGTGGCCTTCCCCACGACCACCGCTGAGGTGAGTGACATCCTGCGACTGGCCGCCGAGCACGGCGTGCCCGTCACGGCGCGAGGGAGCGGGACCGGGCTGTCGGGCGCAGCCATCCCCGTGGCCGGCGGGATCGTGGTGTCGTTCGAGCGCATGAACCGGGTGGTCGAGGTCGACGCCGCCAATCACGTCGTCGTGGTCGAGCCGGGCGTCACCCTCGCCGCCCTCGACGAGGTGCTGGCCGGCCACGGCCTCGTCTACCCGGTGTTCCCCGGTGAGTACAACGCCAGCCTGGGCGGCAACGTCGCCACCAACGCCGGGGGCATGCGGGCGGTGAAGTACGGCGTCACCCGCCACCAGGTCCTCGGCCTCGAGGCGGTGCTGCCCGGTGGCGAGGTGATCCGCACCGGTGGGCGGTACGTGAAGTCGTCCAGCGGCTACGACCTCACCCAGCTCATCGTCGGGTCCGAGGGGACCCTCGTCCTCGTCACCGAGGCCACGCTCCGGGTCTATCCGCGGGCGCCGCACACGGCCACGGTCCTGGCCCCGTTCCGAAGCCTCGACGAGGTGATGGAGGCGGTGCCCAAGGTCGTGACCAGCGGGGTCGACCCGCTCATCCTCGAGTACATCGACATGCTGACGATGGCCGCCATGACCGCTCACTCGGGGCTCGACCTGGGCGTCCCTGACGACGTCCGGGAATCCGCTCTCGCCTACCTGGTGGTGATGCTCGAGGGCCACCACGCCGACCGCGTCGATGACGACCTCCAGCGCGTCGCCGAGCTGATGACCGACCTCGGCGCCATTGACGTGTACGTGCTGCCGCCGGCGTCGGGGACCCGGCTGATCGAGGCGCGCGAGCAGGCGTTCTGGATCGCCAAGGCCAACGGGGCCGACGACATCGTCGACATCGTGGTGCCGCGCGCCGCGATCGCCACGTTCATGCGCGAGGTCTCTGCCCTCGGCGAGCGCAGCGGCAGCTGGATCGCAGGGTGCGGCCACGCCGGCGACGGCAACGTCCACCTCTCGGTCTTCCAGGGGGACCCGGCGCTGCGTTCCGAGACCGTCCGCGAGCTGTTCCGGATCGGGCTTTCCCTGGGCGGGGCGATCTCCGGAGAGCACGGCATCGGCACGGTCAAGCGCAGCTACCTGCTCGAGCTCGAGGACCCCGCCAAGATCGCCCTGATGCGTCGGATCAAGGCGGCCTTCGACCCGACTGGCATCATGAACCCATCGACCCTCCTCGGAGGGGGAGCGGAGGACGAACCGTGA